In Vibrio hippocampi, the following are encoded in one genomic region:
- the cofH gene encoding 5-amino-6-(D-ribitylamino)uracil--L-tyrosine 4-hydroxyphenyl transferase CofH codes for MMSWNDKSQHTDLKLSRLRPTIRDTLKQSLDGKAISAKQAGELFTAQGAEYQSLLNVADQVRQNLCGDTGSFVITRNINFTNVCYMGCKFCNFAKPIKDAEAEFLSLTEIADRAQQAWDRGATEVCIQGGLHPKMSADFYRNILLTIKARLPRLHIHAFSPFEIWYGARRAKMSHREFLQDLKQCGLDSMPGTAAEILDVEIRQQLTKNKLSTEQWVSIVKAAHDVGIRTTSTIMYGHIDQPHHWANHLELLRNIQKETGGFTEFVPLGFVHYKTKLYQENPTEVRPGPTRGEHFKMHAVARLMLQGQINNIQASWVKMGSDVASQMLRSGANDLGGTLMNESISRAAGGEHGQELQPEDMVQFIHNAGLDAVQRSTFYRPLKQYRLATQNASSLILPSQEIARFGAAL; via the coding sequence ATGATGTCATGGAATGACAAATCGCAACACACTGACCTCAAGTTGAGCCGACTACGCCCGACGATCAGAGACACTTTGAAGCAATCTCTCGATGGCAAAGCGATCTCCGCTAAACAGGCGGGCGAGCTTTTTACGGCTCAAGGCGCAGAGTATCAATCACTGCTCAATGTCGCCGATCAAGTTCGACAAAATCTCTGCGGCGATACGGGCAGCTTTGTTATTACGCGCAATATCAACTTTACCAATGTCTGCTACATGGGCTGTAAATTTTGTAATTTTGCTAAACCGATTAAGGATGCTGAGGCGGAATTTCTGTCTCTGACCGAAATCGCTGATAGAGCGCAACAGGCTTGGGATAGAGGCGCGACCGAAGTCTGTATTCAGGGGGGCTTGCACCCGAAAATGAGTGCGGATTTCTATCGCAATATCTTGCTGACAATAAAAGCGCGTTTGCCTCGACTGCATATTCACGCCTTTTCGCCCTTTGAAATTTGGTATGGCGCACGTCGAGCCAAGATGTCTCATCGAGAATTTTTGCAGGACTTGAAACAGTGTGGTCTGGATTCGATGCCCGGTACGGCGGCGGAAATATTGGATGTTGAAATCCGTCAACAACTGACCAAAAACAAGCTTAGTACCGAGCAATGGGTGAGTATTGTCAAAGCCGCCCATGACGTTGGCATTAGAACCACATCGACCATCATGTATGGTCATATCGACCAACCTCACCATTGGGCGAATCACCTAGAGCTGTTAAGGAATATCCAGAAAGAGACGGGCGGCTTTACCGAGTTTGTACCGCTCGGCTTTGTTCACTACAAGACCAAACTGTATCAAGAAAATCCCACCGAGGTGCGACCCGGTCCAACGCGCGGCGAGCACTTTAAAATGCATGCAGTAGCGCGTCTGATGTTGCAAGGACAAATCAACAATATTCAAGCGTCATGGGTCAAGATGGGCTCAGATGTGGCGTCACAGATGTTACGTTCCGGCGCTAATGATCTGGGGGGCACATTGATGAATGAGAGTATCTCACGTGCAGCAGGTGGCGAGCATGGTCAGGAGTTACAACCTGAAGATATGGTGCAGTTTATCCACAATGCGGGTCTTGATGCGGTTCAGCGCTCGACCTTCTATCGCCCCTTGAAACAGTATCGATTGGCGACACAAAACGCCAGTTCGCTCATTCTTCCTTCGCAAGAGATCGCTCGCTTTGGAGCGGCGCTATGA
- a CDS encoding transposase, producing the protein MTQARSQQVCLDATPYYHCVSRCVRRTFLCGYDEQSQTSYEHRRGWIQSRIKQLSQVFCIDICAYAVMSNHYHVVVHINQQQAEALSDFDVIERWSQLHTKPLLIQRLLSNQIKSVAELNAAHEIVEQWRERLYSLSWFMRELNFDIAMKANREEDCTGHFWESRYKSQALLDEKALLAAMAYTDLNPVRSGIAKKPATSDYTSVQDRLKALNRGQPTAPCLHPFIGHSTHETFAGIPFRLMDYLELVDWTGREFRQGRASINSELPPLLERLNLTQQEWFKVCTQLERQRATLVGSKASFPSAIAKMQRQRMCGYSLG; encoded by the coding sequence ATGACCCAAGCCAGAAGTCAGCAAGTTTGTTTAGACGCCACGCCTTACTATCATTGCGTCTCCCGCTGTGTTCGCCGTACATTTCTGTGCGGTTATGATGAACAATCACAAACAAGTTATGAGCATCGACGGGGCTGGATACAGTCCAGAATCAAACAACTAAGCCAAGTTTTCTGCATCGACATCTGTGCTTATGCAGTGATGAGCAATCACTATCATGTGGTGGTACATATCAATCAACAACAGGCAGAAGCATTGTCGGATTTTGATGTGATTGAGCGATGGAGTCAGCTTCATACAAAACCTTTGCTAATACAGCGTTTGCTTTCAAACCAGATCAAAAGTGTTGCCGAGTTAAACGCAGCTCATGAAATCGTGGAGCAATGGCGAGAGCGCTTATACAGCCTTAGCTGGTTTATGCGCGAGCTGAATTTTGACATTGCGATGAAGGCGAACCGAGAGGAGGACTGCACAGGACACTTCTGGGAAAGTCGCTACAAAAGTCAGGCGCTATTAGATGAAAAAGCGCTGCTTGCCGCTATGGCTTATACCGACTTGAATCCTGTTCGATCTGGGATCGCTAAAAAGCCAGCAACATCAGACTATACTTCAGTTCAAGATCGCCTCAAGGCTCTAAATCGTGGGCAACCCACCGCTCCGTGTCTTCACCCATTTATTGGACACTCAACCCATGAAACGTTCGCTGGGATCCCTTTCAGACTGATGGATTATCTTGAACTAGTCGACTGGACTGGACGAGAATTTAGGCAAGGAAGAGCGAGCATTAATAGCGAGTTACCGCCACTTTTGGAAAGGCTAAACCTGACTCAGCAAGAGTGGTTCAAAGTGTGTACCCAACTAGAAAGACAGCGGGCAACCTTAGTCGGCAGCAAAGCCAGCTTCCCATCAGCGATAGCAAAGATGCAACGGCAGCGGATGTGTGGCTACTCGCTTGGATAA
- the cofC gene encoding 2-phospho-L-lactate guanylyltransferase, giving the protein MQQTLNIVIPMKAPIRAKQRLMDVLSVTQRRQLAVNLYRETLSFFARHYPDIHCLVVTDSREIANIAAHYGASALLENQSTGLNAAIESATEWSIAAGYQCQMVVPADIATLDCDEFDALFHALKSGHQVVIARAKDSGTNALLTSPPDAIDFQYGRQSALAHAQQAHANQLTVEVLDLPELSQDIDLPEDLFRSYPAYQQRECCYE; this is encoded by the coding sequence ATGCAACAGACATTGAATATTGTGATTCCAATGAAGGCACCGATTCGCGCTAAGCAGCGTCTTATGGACGTTCTGAGCGTCACGCAACGTAGGCAACTCGCCGTCAACTTATATCGTGAAACGTTGAGCTTCTTTGCTCGTCATTATCCGGACATTCACTGTTTGGTGGTGACGGACAGCCGAGAAATCGCCAATATCGCGGCACACTATGGAGCCAGTGCGTTGCTAGAAAATCAATCAACGGGGCTAAATGCTGCTATTGAGTCGGCAACCGAGTGGAGTATCGCGGCTGGATATCAATGTCAGATGGTGGTGCCAGCGGATATTGCAACGTTGGATTGCGATGAATTTGATGCCTTATTTCACGCACTCAAGAGCGGGCATCAAGTGGTGATAGCCCGAGCGAAAGATTCCGGTACCAATGCACTGCTTACCTCGCCCCCTGATGCGATCGACTTCCAATATGGTCGCCAGTCTGCGTTAGCGCATGCGCAACAGGCTCATGCCAATCAACTTACCGTTGAGGTTCTCGATTTGCCAGAGCTGAGTCAAGACATTGATCTGCCGGAAGATCTGTTCAGGTCTTATCCTGCCTACCAACAGAGGGAGTGTTGTTATGAGTGA
- a CDS encoding TIGR03842 family LLM class F420-dependent oxidoreductase: MEFAITFKGFVSPNRARNLVRQAEEAGFTHCWFYDSHILWRESFVAMAMCMEHTTKMRFGPCVTNPNIRDWSLAASLYASLALQSDGRFDIGLGRGDSSMRVMGKKPAPLARVAEFTQKVKTMVKGDEPVSYGECESEVQFPWAAGYDLPVWIAAYGPKALATAGEYGDGLILQIADPSLVKWFADQALQAGEQAGKDMSDFKIQAAAPAYFGDKQECLDKTRWFPAMVGNHVADIVEKYGSDSGLVPTSLTDYIEKRKGYDYSKHGQSDNPYLEFISDEIIESFSVLGSPDDHIAKIKQLEEAGVTQFNIYLDNGDEENIIAKYGEHIIPEFNK; encoded by the coding sequence ATGGAATTTGCGATTACGTTTAAGGGCTTTGTAAGCCCTAACCGAGCGAGAAACTTGGTACGACAAGCAGAAGAGGCCGGCTTTACCCATTGCTGGTTCTATGATTCACATATCTTGTGGCGCGAGTCATTTGTTGCCATGGCGATGTGTATGGAACACACGACAAAGATGCGCTTTGGTCCATGTGTGACCAACCCGAATATTCGTGATTGGTCTCTCGCCGCCAGTCTGTATGCGAGTCTGGCATTGCAGAGTGACGGACGATTCGATATCGGTCTTGGTCGTGGCGATTCGTCAATGCGAGTGATGGGTAAGAAGCCCGCGCCGCTAGCGCGTGTCGCCGAGTTTACGCAAAAAGTGAAAACCATGGTAAAAGGCGATGAGCCAGTCAGCTATGGTGAGTGTGAGTCGGAAGTGCAGTTCCCTTGGGCGGCTGGTTATGATCTGCCAGTGTGGATTGCGGCGTATGGACCCAAAGCGCTTGCCACCGCGGGAGAATATGGCGATGGTCTGATTTTACAGATAGCCGACCCAAGCTTAGTGAAGTGGTTTGCCGACCAAGCGTTGCAAGCGGGCGAACAAGCGGGCAAAGATATGAGTGACTTTAAGATACAAGCCGCGGCTCCAGCCTATTTTGGCGATAAACAAGAGTGCTTAGACAAAACACGTTGGTTCCCTGCTATGGTGGGCAACCATGTCGCCGATATCGTGGAGAAATATGGTTCAGACTCCGGTTTGGTCCCGACGAGTTTGACTGACTATATCGAAAAGCGTAAAGGCTATGACTACTCCAAACATGGGCAGAGTGATAACCCTTATCTAGAATTTATTTCAGATGAAATTATTGAAAGCTTCTCGGTATTAGGCAGCCCGGATGATCATATTGCCAAAATAAAGCAACTTGAAGAAGCGGGTGTTACCCAGTTTAATATCTATCTAGATAACGGCGATGAGGAAAATATTATCGCTAAGTATGGTGAGCATATTATTCCCGAGTTTAATAAGTAG
- a CDS encoding 2-phospho-L-lactate transferase CofD family protein, with protein MSSLKVTLLAGGVGGAKAAEGLAKGGYGNGLSVIGNIADDQSFHGLWVSPDIDTLVYTLAERIDRTQGWGLANDTQQVLTGLNRLGVETWMQLGDMDFATHIYRTEKRAQGVRPQVIAQHIAKVNGVQASIVLPTDDVVQTQLQCNGSWYDFQDYFVRLRCQPKVEKMDYRFSQQAQATPEAIAALTAADLVVIAPSNPLLSIGAILSVEAIRTQLSQLSVPIVAVSPLIAGKAIKGPAIQLMSDLGLRPDVLGIAQYYQDVIDVLYIDNADAAYADQIEALGIKVLMGNIYMDDETSKVEVMTKVVDDSLSLGVKRAM; from the coding sequence ATGAGTTCGCTCAAAGTGACTCTGTTAGCCGGAGGCGTGGGCGGCGCAAAAGCGGCTGAGGGGCTGGCAAAAGGCGGTTATGGCAATGGGTTGTCGGTTATCGGCAATATTGCTGATGACCAGAGCTTTCATGGTCTTTGGGTTTCACCGGACATCGACACCTTGGTTTATACCTTAGCCGAGCGCATTGACCGGACTCAAGGATGGGGATTAGCCAACGACACGCAACAGGTTTTAACCGGTTTGAATAGATTGGGTGTCGAGACTTGGATGCAGTTGGGCGATATGGATTTTGCGACTCATATTTATCGCACCGAGAAGCGAGCGCAAGGGGTTCGACCTCAGGTGATCGCTCAGCATATCGCTAAGGTAAATGGCGTTCAGGCGTCGATTGTGCTGCCAACCGATGATGTGGTACAGACGCAGTTGCAGTGCAATGGCAGTTGGTATGACTTTCAGGACTATTTTGTTCGGTTACGCTGCCAGCCGAAGGTGGAAAAAATGGATTATCGCTTTAGTCAGCAAGCACAAGCCACACCTGAAGCGATTGCAGCACTAACCGCCGCAGATCTTGTGGTGATCGCACCGAGTAACCCTTTATTGAGTATTGGCGCCATCTTATCGGTAGAGGCGATCCGCACGCAACTGAGTCAACTATCAGTGCCGATTGTTGCGGTATCGCCTTTAATTGCCGGCAAGGCGATTAAAGGTCCGGCGATTCAGCTGATGAGCGATCTCGGTTTGCGACCGGATGTGTTGGGGATCGCGCAATATTATCAAGATGTTATTGATGTCTTGTATATCGACAATGCCGACGCCGCGTATGCGGATCAGATAGAGGCGTTGGGTATTAAGGTGTTGATGGGAAATATTTACATGGACGATGAAACAAGCAAAGTCGAAGTGATGACCAAGGTGGTGGATGATTCACTGAGCCTAGGCGTGAAGAGGGCGATGTGA
- a CDS encoding esterase/lipase family protein, translating into MYKLPCWRLAVMAVLGLVSVTALAQETIVVQDKAITQCDASDSLASIEPNQPLVLIVHGCFASAQQFKALAGVYEHLGVQTACFEYDDRRGLDAVANELVQSINRLSPILDEQRLTVIAHSQGGLIARKAHAQVADRAENIDHNNIELVTISSPFNGIEASSHCGIGWLRVASLGIVDGICYLVTGAKYLDIPPQADFINQPEPLITQLQRHLLIKTDETETCRTRNSQGQCVKDDYVFSLQEQTQSKVDDSQVSTPLVVHAGHAEIVGSESVVPWKLIEVLQQQKVMPEPKEGERATFTSMVEAIYLNYPLG; encoded by the coding sequence ATGTATAAGCTTCCATGTTGGCGGTTAGCGGTTATGGCTGTGCTGGGCTTGGTTTCTGTGACCGCTTTAGCGCAGGAGACGATTGTTGTGCAAGACAAGGCGATCACTCAATGCGATGCGTCGGATTCGTTGGCTTCGATTGAGCCGAATCAGCCACTGGTGCTGATTGTTCATGGCTGCTTTGCTTCAGCCCAGCAGTTTAAAGCGCTCGCGGGTGTCTATGAGCATTTAGGGGTGCAGACCGCGTGTTTTGAGTACGATGACCGACGCGGGTTGGATGCCGTTGCTAATGAACTGGTTCAATCCATTAACCGCCTTAGCCCCATTCTCGATGAGCAGCGATTAACCGTTATTGCTCATAGCCAAGGGGGGTTGATCGCCCGCAAAGCACATGCACAGGTTGCGGATCGCGCGGAAAATATCGACCATAACAATATTGAACTGGTCACCATTTCTTCTCCCTTTAACGGCATTGAAGCGTCCTCGCATTGTGGTATCGGTTGGCTACGTGTTGCGTCACTTGGGATTGTCGACGGCATTTGTTATTTGGTCACGGGCGCGAAGTATTTGGATATTCCACCGCAAGCGGACTTTATTAATCAACCCGAGCCATTGATCACGCAGTTACAGCGTCATTTACTGATCAAAACCGATGAAACAGAGACATGTCGTACTCGAAATAGCCAAGGGCAATGTGTGAAAGATGACTATGTTTTTTCGCTGCAAGAGCAAACCCAGAGCAAGGTTGACGACAGCCAAGTTAGCACGCCTTTGGTTGTTCATGCTGGACATGCAGAAATTGTCGGTAGTGAGAGTGTAGTACCGTGGAAGTTGATTGAGGTATTACAACAACAGAAGGTGATGCCGGAACCCAAAGAGGGCGAACGTGCAACGTTTACTTCAATGGTCGAGGCGATTTATCTTAACTATCCCTTAGGCTAA
- the npdG gene encoding NADPH-dependent F420 reductase, with the protein MIESEKVAILGGTGPQGRGLALRFAAAGVPVVIGSRQRERAVECAMEMNMSLPEGSAMIEGMDNIAATQTAAKMVILSVPYSAHDATLESIKAELTDKILIDIVVPLAPKNPKAVVMPAEGSVTEAAQAMLGEAIPVVGALHNVSAVTLNNVDQPINCDVLVCGNNLQAKKTVMELIEKLGVKAYNAGLAESARCIEALTPILIRLNISKEVPFSHAGVTIAPPVH; encoded by the coding sequence ATGATAGAGAGTGAAAAGGTAGCAATTTTAGGAGGCACTGGACCTCAAGGGCGAGGGCTGGCGTTGAGGTTTGCTGCTGCGGGCGTACCGGTTGTCATCGGCTCTCGACAAAGAGAACGCGCGGTGGAATGTGCGATGGAAATGAACATGAGCCTACCGGAAGGGAGCGCCATGATTGAAGGGATGGACAATATCGCCGCCACACAGACAGCAGCAAAGATGGTGATTCTGTCGGTGCCTTATTCGGCTCATGACGCGACGTTAGAGAGCATCAAGGCAGAATTAACAGACAAAATCCTGATTGATATTGTTGTGCCATTAGCGCCTAAAAACCCTAAGGCAGTCGTAATGCCAGCGGAAGGGTCGGTGACGGAGGCGGCTCAGGCCATGTTAGGGGAAGCGATCCCGGTAGTGGGTGCGTTGCATAACGTGTCAGCGGTAACACTGAATAATGTTGATCAGCCGATCAATTGTGATGTGCTGGTGTGCGGTAACAATCTACAAGCTAAGAAAACGGTCATGGAATTGATTGAGAAATTAGGGGTGAAGGCCTACAACGCCGGGCTTGCTGAAAGCGCCCGCTGTATCGAAGCCCTGACCCCAATATTGATTAGGCTAAATATCTCCAAAGAGGTGCCGTTTAGCCATGCGGGTGTCACTATCGCGCCCCCTGTTCATTAA
- the cofE gene encoding coenzyme F420-0:L-glutamate ligase, which yields MSEVAVKPFTNKLSTLQQSTLEQPTLKQSTLRSSTLEASTVKQSTLQPSAVKQSEPQQVSDSMHMFTLQGLPDFYPGMDLGAHMIDTLNKQGVQLQQGDILVVAHKVVSKCEGAVVDIEQMTASQQAIELAQTVNKDPRKVQVILDQSTRIVRSIKRPEQQEGVLIAEHKLGFICANAAVDESNTDQQGQLITLPENPDRSAVALCQQLEAYFDCQLGVVVSDTFGRPWRLGQTNVAIGLAKVPAVQEMFGEGDAWGRTLKVTAPAFADELAAASGLLMGKSGKCPVIIFRGLNWQATASSAQQILRPIKEDLFR from the coding sequence ATGAGTGAAGTCGCCGTGAAGCCATTTACCAACAAGCTGTCCACCTTGCAGCAATCTACCTTGGAACAGCCCACCTTGAAGCAATCCACCTTGAGGTCATCTACCTTGGAAGCATCTACCGTGAAACAGTCCACCTTGCAACCGTCCGCCGTGAAGCAATCTGAGCCCCAACAGGTCAGTGATTCAATGCACATGTTCACCCTACAGGGATTACCGGACTTTTATCCTGGCATGGATTTGGGCGCTCATATGATTGATACGCTCAACAAGCAAGGGGTTCAGTTACAACAAGGCGATATTCTGGTCGTCGCCCATAAGGTGGTCTCTAAATGTGAGGGTGCCGTGGTGGATATTGAGCAGATGACAGCGAGCCAACAGGCCATCGAACTCGCGCAAACCGTCAACAAAGACCCACGAAAAGTGCAGGTGATACTCGATCAATCGACACGTATTGTGCGCAGCATTAAAAGACCTGAACAACAAGAAGGGGTGCTGATAGCCGAACATAAGTTGGGCTTCATCTGCGCCAATGCGGCGGTCGATGAGTCCAACACGGATCAACAGGGACAGCTGATCACTCTCCCAGAGAACCCTGATCGCAGTGCAGTGGCGTTATGTCAGCAGTTGGAAGCGTATTTCGATTGCCAACTCGGCGTGGTGGTCAGTGATACCTTTGGTCGTCCTTGGCGTTTGGGTCAAACCAATGTCGCGATAGGACTCGCCAAGGTGCCTGCGGTGCAGGAAATGTTTGGAGAGGGCGATGCATGGGGGCGAACTTTAAAAGTCACGGCTCCGGCGTTTGCGGATGAATTAGCGGCCGCTTCGGGGCTGCTTATGGGCAAAAGTGGTAAATGCCCTGTGATTATTTTTCGTGGCTTGAACTGGCAAGCAACCGCCAGTTCAGCCCAACAAATATTAAGACCGATCAAGGAGGATCTATTCCGATGA
- a CDS encoding protein adenylyltransferase SelO codes for MSAHTENSASNDSFNNDSINNDSINNNSASDSNPITVSFDNSYYRELPEFYHAQQAAYVPSPSLIKFNHELAQQLQIDLQGASEAQIAQAFSGNHLLAGAQPLAQAYAGHQFGHYNPQLGDGRALLLGETLDVSGQRYDIQLKGSGTTPFSRRGDGKAALGPVLREYLFSEAMFALNVPTTRALSAVLSGESVWREQAKPGAILTRVASSHIRVGTFQFFAYNDQPEKVKQLADYVIARHFPDATQSSSPYLTLLKRVCEQQAKLVSQWQLIGFVHGVMNTDNTAICGETIDYGPCAFMDRYDPATVFSSIDSEGRYAYGNQPSIAQWNLARFAETILTLISEDEQQAVELATQTLHDFMQQYHDLWLTGMLAKLGITNQQEGDRQLIEQLLTLLKDHKVDYTQLFRSLSSSLSDDQTVTQALFNDSQGWAHWRIKWQKRLEHNPMSVDARATLMNQHNPIYIPRNHIVEQVIAAAEQQQDFEPFEQLLKVLQQPFVQQSGCEEFAQPAPEEFGPFRTFCGT; via the coding sequence ATGTCTGCTCACACTGAGAACAGCGCCAGTAACGACAGCTTTAACAACGATAGCATTAATAACGATAGTATTAATAACAACAGCGCCAGTGACTCAAACCCAATCACCGTCTCTTTTGATAACAGTTACTACCGAGAGTTGCCAGAGTTCTATCACGCGCAACAAGCGGCTTATGTGCCTTCTCCAAGCTTGATTAAGTTTAATCATGAGCTTGCTCAACAATTGCAGATTGATCTCCAAGGTGCGAGTGAAGCGCAGATTGCCCAAGCGTTTTCTGGTAATCACTTATTGGCAGGTGCGCAGCCTTTGGCTCAAGCTTATGCTGGTCATCAATTTGGTCATTACAATCCACAGCTCGGTGATGGCCGCGCGTTACTTTTGGGCGAGACACTGGATGTTTCGGGTCAACGGTATGATATTCAATTAAAAGGTTCGGGAACCACGCCTTTTTCACGACGCGGTGATGGTAAAGCAGCATTGGGTCCGGTTTTGCGTGAGTATCTGTTCTCTGAAGCGATGTTTGCGTTAAACGTACCGACAACCAGAGCCTTATCGGCGGTACTGTCCGGCGAGTCTGTGTGGAGAGAGCAAGCGAAGCCGGGCGCGATTTTAACCCGAGTCGCCTCCAGCCACATTCGCGTCGGGACATTCCAATTCTTTGCTTATAACGATCAGCCGGAAAAGGTGAAGCAACTGGCTGACTATGTTATTGCCCGCCATTTTCCAGACGCGACACAATCAAGCTCGCCTTATTTAACGTTGCTCAAGCGGGTGTGCGAGCAGCAAGCAAAATTGGTATCGCAATGGCAGTTGATCGGTTTTGTCCATGGAGTGATGAACACAGACAATACTGCAATTTGTGGAGAGACGATTGATTACGGACCTTGTGCTTTTATGGATCGTTATGATCCGGCGACCGTGTTTAGCTCGATAGATTCTGAGGGTCGCTATGCTTATGGTAATCAACCGTCAATTGCGCAGTGGAACTTGGCTCGATTTGCTGAGACGATATTGACTCTGATTTCCGAAGATGAACAGCAAGCGGTCGAACTGGCAACACAAACCTTGCATGACTTTATGCAGCAGTATCACGACCTGTGGCTCACCGGCATGTTGGCAAAACTAGGGATCACCAACCAACAAGAAGGTGATCGCCAACTGATAGAGCAACTGTTAACGCTACTTAAAGATCATAAGGTGGATTACACCCAACTGTTTCGCTCTCTCTCTTCGTCATTGTCTGACGATCAGACCGTAACTCAAGCGCTGTTTAATGACTCTCAAGGATGGGCGCATTGGCGCATTAAATGGCAGAAGCGTTTGGAGCATAACCCTATGTCGGTTGATGCAAGAGCAACCTTAATGAACCAACATAATCCTATCTATATTCCACGCAATCATATCGTCGAGCAAGTGATCGCCGCCGCTGAACAACAGCAGGATTTTGAACCCTTTGAACAATTACTTAAAGTGCTACAACAGCCCTTTGTGCAACAGTCGGGATGTGAGGAGTTTGCACAACCCGCGCCAGAGGAGTTTGGACCTTTCCGTACATTTTGTGGCACCTAG
- a CDS encoding sulfotransferase family protein: MERTKVIGIGFHKTGTTTLGTCMEMLGYNHISYNREAFLLYYDNEIDAMIKLMSHFDSFEDWPWPFIYKEAYKAFPDAKFVLTTRKDEETWFRSLSKHVQRGDGDGFKFREYIYGYENPDDNKPLHINKYLEHNANVREFFKDKPGSLLEVCWENGDGWPELGAFLDLDIDGLEFPHSNQGSKRNGLSQRVKKATKTLIGI, translated from the coding sequence ATGGAACGAACAAAGGTGATAGGGATTGGTTTCCACAAAACGGGAACGACAACCTTGGGAACATGCATGGAGATGCTAGGTTACAACCATATCTCATATAACAGAGAAGCGTTTTTGCTTTATTACGACAATGAAATTGATGCCATGATAAAGCTGATGTCTCATTTTGATTCATTTGAAGACTGGCCGTGGCCTTTTATCTACAAAGAGGCATACAAAGCCTTTCCTGACGCTAAATTTGTTTTAACAACGCGTAAAGATGAGGAAACTTGGTTTCGAAGCTTATCAAAACATGTGCAGCGTGGTGATGGTGACGGGTTTAAGTTCAGGGAGTATATCTACGGATACGAGAACCCTGATGATAACAAGCCATTACACATCAATAAGTATCTAGAACATAACGCTAATGTCCGAGAATTTTTTAAAGATAAGCCGGGGTCGTTATTAGAGGTCTGTTGGGAGAATGGCGATGGTTGGCCAGAGCTAGGTGCATTCTTAGATCTGGATATTGACGGTCTCGAATTTCCCCATTCTAACCAAGGCAGCAAACGCAACGGACTGTCTCAACGCGTAAAGAAAGCGACGAAAACCTTGATTGGAATCTAA